Proteins from a genomic interval of Haloferax marinisediminis:
- a CDS encoding GlcG/HbpS family heme-binding protein, producing the protein MTDVTLEVAKQLVDAAEEKAAEIDVPMCIAVMDDAANLVAFHRMDDALLASIDIAQDKAYTAVSLKLDTETVWEVSQPGESLYGLGNTNDGRIITFGGGIPLEVDGTVVGGIGVSGGSAEEDVTVASAAVEAFESS; encoded by the coding sequence ATGACTGACGTAACACTTGAAGTCGCGAAACAACTCGTAGACGCTGCCGAAGAGAAAGCAGCGGAGATCGACGTACCGATGTGTATCGCAGTAATGGACGACGCTGCAAACCTCGTTGCATTCCATCGGATGGACGATGCACTCCTCGCCAGTATCGACATTGCACAGGACAAAGCCTACACCGCAGTGTCCCTCAAATTAGACACTGAGACAGTGTGGGAAGTCTCACAGCCCGGTGAGTCTCTGTATGGACTCGGGAATACGAACGACGGCCGAATCATCACGTTCGGCGGGGGGATTCCACTCGAAGTCGATGGAACTGTCGTCGGCGGCATCGGCGTCTCTGGTGGGAGTGCCGAAGAAGACGTCACTGTTGCGTCTGCGGCCGTCGAAGCATTCGAGTCCTCGTAG
- a CDS encoding glycosyltransferase: MKRITQVGISGVLLAAGFTLAVELGVLTLPPEATRTFELVAQAWAFVRESPEMVMTLVLWQLVLLYTLPVSFWLYEVALYCWHRSRQRSRPRTEDEVIWPLDHVQARILTIDNQAVVQETVDALPPELTDVLVVAEVPIEIDGAEVLVVPESFTCHARHKGRAVEYARLHHPTTKEYVLYLDEDTQATTLDGIPSNADIVQFRERPVRTGGLLPYLAEIHRIGFNIEQKAFQFQKVPFYAWGGGIAIRRTLEDRVTWDEATIVEDSVFTWRAVLVEGATFEVVDVFFENQAPPSIEAMVTQRRRWLTGTRSKSSLLPLDYRVLYHFRDIGWAISVFGPTLWAISLLTYLGIPLLSLQIVFYPKIYFALSSLLLGLVYLWSILGLAFYREQPVIWLVLLVLTPIVVLVHSLGALFGLFVPAEEFAVTTKVADFVTPDDDLEVVIEEVTETHPND, encoded by the coding sequence ATGAAGCGAATCACTCAGGTCGGTATAAGCGGGGTATTGCTTGCGGCAGGGTTCACGTTGGCCGTCGAACTCGGCGTTCTCACGCTTCCGCCAGAAGCGACCCGTACCTTCGAACTCGTCGCACAGGCCTGGGCTTTTGTCCGCGAATCACCCGAGATGGTGATGACGCTCGTCCTCTGGCAACTCGTTCTCCTGTACACCCTCCCTGTCAGCTTCTGGCTCTACGAGGTTGCGCTCTACTGTTGGCATCGCTCCCGGCAGCGTTCCCGTCCTCGCACGGAGGACGAAGTCATATGGCCACTCGACCACGTCCAAGCCCGCATCCTCACCATCGACAATCAGGCAGTGGTCCAGGAAACAGTCGACGCGCTCCCGCCCGAGTTGACCGACGTCCTCGTCGTAGCGGAGGTCCCCATTGAAATCGACGGAGCGGAGGTACTCGTCGTGCCTGAGTCGTTCACGTGTCACGCTCGTCACAAAGGCCGAGCGGTCGAATACGCTCGCTTGCACCATCCGACTACCAAGGAGTACGTGCTGTATCTCGACGAGGACACTCAGGCCACCACACTCGATGGAATCCCGTCCAACGCAGATATCGTGCAGTTTCGCGAGCGTCCCGTTCGGACAGGAGGGTTGCTTCCCTATCTAGCAGAGATCCACCGCATCGGGTTCAACATCGAACAGAAGGCGTTCCAGTTTCAGAAAGTCCCGTTCTACGCGTGGGGCGGTGGTATCGCCATCCGACGGACACTCGAAGACCGAGTCACTTGGGACGAAGCCACCATCGTCGAGGATTCCGTCTTCACCTGGCGGGCAGTCCTCGTGGAGGGTGCGACCTTCGAGGTCGTCGACGTGTTCTTCGAGAACCAGGCCCCGCCCTCGATCGAGGCGATGGTCACACAGCGACGACGGTGGTTGACGGGTACGCGCTCGAAATCCTCGTTGCTCCCGCTGGATTACCGAGTCCTCTATCACTTCCGCGATATCGGGTGGGCAATCTCAGTCTTCGGCCCGACGCTCTGGGCCATATCCCTCCTCACGTATCTCGGGATTCCTCTTCTCTCGCTGCAAATCGTGTTTTACCCGAAGATTTATTTCGCGCTGTCCTCCCTCCTGCTCGGGCTAGTCTACCTGTGGTCGATCCTGGGCTTGGCGTTCTACAGAGAGCAACCTGTCATCTGGCTCGTGCTGTTGGTGTTGACCCCAATTGTGGTCTTGGTCCACTCCCTGGGCGCTCTCTTTGGGCTATTCGTCCCGGCGGAAGAGTTCGCGGTTACCACCAAAGTCGCAGACTTCGTGACCCCCGATGACGACTTGGAGGTCGTAATCGAGGAGGTCACAGAGACACACCCGAACGACTGA
- a CDS encoding ASCH domain-containing protein, which produces MSEIDVDDLLPNDRVKQSVSAGNVTQLTRGASNRYADEGDTFELDGETFDIVSVTERTLGDFTDADARREGSPSLEAYKQRMERVHPGSFEWDDSDEVVTYRFERR; this is translated from the coding sequence ATGTCTGAAATCGACGTCGACGACCTTCTCCCGAACGACCGCGTGAAACAATCGGTGTCTGCTGGAAACGTCACACAGCTCACTCGCGGCGCGTCGAACCGCTACGCTGACGAAGGTGATACGTTCGAACTCGACGGTGAGACGTTCGATATCGTCAGCGTTACCGAACGGACACTCGGTGACTTCACTGACGCCGACGCCCGCAGAGAAGGGTCGCCATCCCTCGAAGCCTACAAACAGCGGATGGAACGCGTCCATCCCGGTTCGTTCGAGTGGGACGACAGCGACGAGGTCGTCACCTACAGATTCGAGCGGCGATGA
- a CDS encoding MBL fold metallo-hydrolase, translated as MSTNSSIRLVRHATLLVTVEDTTLLVDPMFASPGDNPPIQDTPNQRDNPLVSMPDVELTYDAVVVTHRHTDHFDEAAKAALDSDVPLFCQPADEEAFVEDGFTNVHPVDETAVFNGITIHRTPGQHGHGELAEKMAPVSGFVLETDETLYIAGDTIWYDAIEETLDRFDPDTVVLNAGEARFNYGDPITMGVSDVTAVREATDAQILAVHMEAINHCLLTRDELRANTENVHIPKDGELVTL; from the coding sequence ATGTCGACGAACTCCAGTATTCGCCTCGTACGACACGCCACTCTTCTCGTGACAGTCGAGGATACCACACTGCTCGTTGATCCGATGTTCGCGTCTCCCGGCGACAACCCACCGATACAGGATACACCGAACCAACGCGACAACCCACTGGTTTCGATGCCAGACGTCGAACTGACGTACGATGCTGTCGTGGTCACGCACCGACACACTGACCATTTCGACGAGGCTGCGAAGGCGGCGCTCGACAGCGACGTCCCGTTGTTTTGTCAACCGGCAGATGAGGAAGCGTTCGTCGAAGACGGCTTCACGAATGTCCATCCAGTCGACGAGACAGCGGTATTCAACGGTATCACCATCCATCGAACACCTGGCCAGCACGGACATGGCGAACTCGCCGAGAAGATGGCACCCGTTTCGGGGTTCGTCCTCGAAACCGACGAGACACTCTACATTGCAGGTGACACCATCTGGTACGATGCAATCGAAGAGACACTCGACCGGTTCGACCCCGATACCGTCGTTCTCAACGCCGGCGAAGCACGATTCAACTACGGAGACCCGATAACGATGGGTGTGTCGGATGTCACTGCCGTTCGAGAGGCGACCGACGCCCAGATCCTCGCCGTTCACATGGAGGCCATCAATCACTGTCTGCTCACGCGCGACGAGTTACGAGCGAACACAGAGAACGTCCACATCCCAAAAGACGGCGAACTAGTTACGCTATAA
- a CDS encoding ribonuclease HI family protein: MTNEPLPAEYLSPLATLVDEVLARVGYEVATATEVIDDAVPGYGGLFDPATTSTELRQALESLLASELSRPPVPEPTGDSFVLYVDGSSRGNPGPAGAGAVIMDAEENELARLGRPVGSRSGNNMAEYVALQLGLSELLARYEPRDVEVRIDSMTVIRDVWQGDDPTELGVEAYSEAIEIALATIPNHRYTHLADSDPNPADALATVGADIAAFGP, from the coding sequence GTGACTAACGAACCACTCCCCGCTGAATACCTCTCACCGCTCGCCACGCTCGTCGACGAGGTACTCGCACGCGTGGGGTACGAGGTGGCAACTGCCACCGAGGTCATCGACGACGCTGTCCCCGGTTACGGCGGCCTGTTCGACCCTGCGACTACGTCGACAGAGTTGCGGCAAGCACTCGAATCTCTCCTGGCATCAGAACTCTCTCGGCCACCCGTCCCCGAACCGACAGGCGATTCGTTTGTTCTCTACGTCGATGGGAGTTCGCGCGGCAATCCCGGCCCCGCGGGTGCAGGTGCTGTCATCATGGACGCCGAGGAAAACGAACTCGCTCGTCTCGGTCGTCCCGTCGGGTCTCGGAGTGGAAATAACATGGCAGAGTACGTCGCTCTCCAACTCGGCCTGTCGGAACTGCTGGCTCGCTACGAACCACGTGACGTAGAGGTTCGCATCGACTCGATGACGGTCATCCGTGACGTCTGGCAGGGCGACGACCCGACAGAGCTAGGCGTCGAGGCGTATAGCGAAGCTATCGAAATTGCATTGGCAACCATTCCGAACCACCGGTACACGCACCTGGCAGACAGTGACCCGAACCCCGCCGATGCACTGGCGACAGTCGGTGCCGACATCGCAGCGTTCGGCCCCTGA
- a CDS encoding LeuA family protein → MAENRPVLLDVTCREGEQRPGCSYATEQKAEAVRALDRLGVEYVQVGFPIAGPQTDDVCNAVAVDTKLTGIARAVPRDIDAAVDAGVDVIDVFAPTSERQRTELLGKDEDELRSLVGETVDTARETGLEVHFTAMDGFRTDPGVLDRLFNSITAEYLTIADTVGAKTPFEVSSYLDELTTDPSQLGVHFHDDLGVATANALTAVTQGVQKVDVSVAGIGERAGNVPLEEFVVSIATSDAVSPPAIDQSTLIPRANDVLDSLDESVPGEKSILGEDVFSHESGLHTAAMLDDPSTFEPFDPSMFGGSRTLYFGHQSGAGAARRLLIRAGIDPTDNSVDRLLEELHNLDEPVPTEEALDIAQRL, encoded by the coding sequence ATGGCTGAGAATCGCCCGGTCTTACTCGATGTGACGTGCCGTGAGGGAGAACAGCGACCTGGGTGCTCGTACGCCACCGAGCAGAAGGCCGAAGCTGTCCGTGCTCTCGACAGACTCGGCGTAGAGTACGTTCAAGTGGGATTCCCGATTGCGGGACCACAGACAGACGATGTCTGCAATGCCGTTGCGGTGGATACGAAACTTACGGGCATCGCTCGTGCTGTACCACGAGATATCGATGCTGCTGTCGACGCAGGTGTCGACGTCATCGATGTCTTCGCACCGACGAGCGAACGGCAACGAACAGAACTGCTGGGCAAAGACGAGGATGAACTTCGGTCGCTCGTCGGTGAAACAGTAGACACCGCCCGTGAGACTGGACTCGAAGTCCACTTCACAGCCATGGATGGGTTCAGGACCGACCCGGGCGTCCTCGACCGCTTGTTTAATTCGATAACTGCGGAGTACCTCACGATTGCAGATACCGTTGGCGCCAAAACACCGTTCGAGGTCTCTTCATACCTTGACGAACTCACGACTGACCCTTCCCAACTGGGCGTCCATTTCCACGACGACCTCGGTGTCGCTACCGCGAACGCGCTCACAGCAGTGACACAGGGAGTTCAGAAGGTAGACGTCTCAGTAGCTGGTATCGGTGAGCGGGCGGGGAACGTCCCTCTCGAAGAGTTCGTTGTCTCGATCGCGACGAGCGATGCTGTGAGCCCACCCGCTATCGACCAGTCAACTCTCATCCCTCGAGCGAACGATGTCTTGGATTCACTCGACGAATCCGTTCCGGGAGAGAAATCGATTCTTGGTGAGGACGTGTTCTCTCACGAGTCTGGCCTTCACACTGCAGCGATGCTCGACGACCCTTCGACGTTCGAGCCGTTCGACCCATCGATGTTCGGTGGGTCGCGCACGCTATACTTTGGTCACCAGAGTGGTGCCGGTGCTGCCCGACGATTATTAATCCGAGCCGGTATCGATCCAACAGACAACAGTGTAGACCGCCTTCTCGAGGAGCTCCACAATCTCGACGAACCGGTTCCGACGGAAGAAGCACTCGACATCGCACAGAGACTCTGA